From a region of the Lactuca sativa cultivar Salinas chromosome 4, Lsat_Salinas_v11, whole genome shotgun sequence genome:
- the LOC111896025 gene encoding autophagy-related protein 8f, with translation MAKGNFKQEHEFSKRHAEASRIREKYPDRIPVIVEKAEKSDIPNIDKKKYLVPADLTVGQFVYVIRKRIKLSAEKAIFIFVENVLPPTGAIMSTIYDEKKDEDGFLYVTYSGENTFGSQQY, from the exons ATGGCTAAAGGCAACTTCAAACAAGAGCATGAATTCT CAAAGAGGCACGCCGAAGCATCAAGAATTAGGGAGAAATACCCGGATAGAATTCCG GTTATTGTGGAAAAGGCGGAGAAAAGCGACATTCCTAACATTGACAAGAAGAA GTACCTTGTCCCTGCTGATCTTACTGTAGGGCAGTTTGTGTATGTGATTCGTAAAAGGATTAAACTTAGTGCGGAAAAAGCTATATTTATTTTCGTGGAGAATGTTCTTCCACCTACAG GGGCTATTATGTCAACGATATATGATGAAAAGAAGgatgaagatggatttctatacGTTACATACAGTGGCGAGAACACATTTGGGTCCCAGCAGTATTAG